CCATGAAAATCTCCGTCGCAAATTGGACTTTGATTGATCTGTCTCAAGGTGTTTGGAAACTGGCGGCGGCACCTTGGGGGCCTCTAAAGGAGGCAAAATAGAATGAGTCACGTTCCTCACGAACTGCATGAAGAATTCCCGGACGCGGCAGACGCGCTCCACACATTGAAGACCACCGATGCCCATTTCGCCCGTCTGGCCGAAGAGTATCACACCATCAACCGCGAAGTGCACCGCATCGAAACCGATGTGACACCTGCATCCGATGAAGTTCTTGAAGACCTGAAGAAGAAGCGTCTTCACCTGAAAGACCAGATTGCCGCCATGCTTGCGGCTGCGGCAAACGCCGGTTCCTGAGCCCCTCCTTTTCAGGCCGGTGTTAGAGCCCGCGTCGTCCCCGTCCGACGGCGCGGGCCACCATCGCCGAGACCTGAGCTTCTGACCGCCGGAAACTTTCGGCATCCTGCGCAGTCACATTTATCTGTACTGCCGGCATGGGGGACCGGCCGCCCTCCGCGGACCTGACCCCCAGGTGCCCATCCGCCCCTCTGGCAAGTGGCAAAATCGCCTCCGGACCGGCTTCGCCCATCAAGCCGGACACACCATTTCCCATATTGAACAGCGCCGGAGCGCCCACGACCCCGCCCTTGGCAAATGGGATAATTGTGTCGAAGAGGCTGCCTGCTGCCTTTTCCAGAGGCGCGAGCGCTGAGTTCAGCACCCGGGATGACGCGGACAGCGCGATCTTCTTGAAGACGCTTTCAAGCGATTTGCCATCCACAAGGGCCGACTTGAGACCGCCCACAAGACTGCGGGAAATGTTTTGGGCACTGCGGTCGATCTCCCTCATCTTCGTCCGGAACTCCTCGAGATCCGCCAGCGGGACATCAAGTTCCATGTCACGATCTGTCATGAGGTCTCCTTTGCTTGTGGTCGTCGGCACGGCCGCACGTTTCCGTGTCCGGATTGGTTCTGATCAGCTGCTCCAATTCGGATCGTTTGAGGTCATCCGCCGGGTGGCCAAGACCCAAAACAGCCTCAAGTTCCCGCGGCGTTGCCATCCAGAACTCAGACGGTGTCCAAGCCCAGCGCGTTGCAGTTATCCGCAAGAGATCCGCCCAGGGCAGCATTAAGATACTTCCGCCAGCAGTTCGTCGTCTTCCGTAGAGGTGACACCAAAGGCAGCCGTCAGGAGGTCAGCGGTGATCGCTGCAAATCCGGCAACACCGCCTGCCGCCTGCATCATTGCCACCTGATCATTCGTGACATCGTGGCCCGCCCCTCTCAAGCCAGCCCCCAACAAAACGATCATGTCGGATGCAGACAAGCTGTCCGGCGAAAACCGCTGCAGCAGAGTAGCAAGGCTCTTGCACTCATAGGCCGCTTCCAGCTCGGCCAGCGCGCCAAGCGTCAGAACCAGCGTCCATGTCCGGCCATCGAGTTGAGCGGAAATCTCTCCGCGGAACCTGTTTGGCATTATTCCCTCCCCGAATTGCATTCCTCAGACGGCGGTAAAGCTCACCTGCCCTGCTGAGGAGAGAGCCAACTCGAATGTCATCTCGCCGTCATGACGGCCCGCGTATTCCAGGCTGGTGATTTGAAACTGGCCCTCCAGCGTTCCGAAATCCGGAACGATAACCTGCCAGGGCCGGATCGCCCCGTCGAAAAAGAGCTGGCGAACGGCGGTGTCACTTTGCGCATCCCGGAATAGGCCAGAACCGGACAGGCTTGCCGCTCGTGTGCCAGCCCCTTCCAGAAGCTCGCGCCAGCGGCCCGCGCTGTCGGATGTGGTGATGTCGACAGTAGTGGCATTCAGCGCCACCTGCCGCGCCCGAAGGCCCGCCACGGTGACGAACGTGCCGTTCGATGCAGCATCCAGTTTCAAGAGTAGATCGCGTCCGCGCTGTGCGCCCATGGCGTTCTCCTGTCAGATGGTAATCTCAGGTAAGCGGCTCGGTGACCGCCCTTAAAGAACTCGATGCCCGATATCCCCGTCCGCCGCGCAGCTTGCGGCTGAGCACGCTCGTTATGGTGAGGTTCACAAGCCTGTTTCCGGTCAAAGATACCGGCCCTGTCATCAAGACCTCAGCCGCACGGCCTGCAGCTTGGGCAGCCTCATCGCGGCTGAGCTTGCGGGAGAACACGCTTAAGGCCAGTGAATGCACCATACCCTCGCCGATCTCTGTGAGCAGCGGCCGGGTCTCCATGCTTTCAAGAACAAGATACGGAAAGGCATCCGCGCGCGGCGGTGTTTCAAAAATACGGTCCGGCCCGAGCAAACCGGACAGGACGCCATCAGCTTTAAGCAGAGAAAACAACCCGGCCCGGAGCGCCGTTTGAACGCAAGAAAGGCTCATGTGGTTTCCTCCTCTGCCTCACACAGAAGTTCCCGTCTCCGGCCTGTTGGATCGCAGACCGACAAAACCCGGAAAACGCGGGTACCGGAAAGGACCCGCCAGCCGCCAGAAAATCCGGGAAAGGGCCGCAAGCGGATCTCCCAGGTTTTGGAACTTGCCGTCCGGCTCTCCGCAAAACGCTCGCTCTGGCTTTTCAGGCGAAGCGCGGCAAAGACAGATCCGGCAGCTTCATAGGTTGTCGTGATCTCCCCCGAAGCGGACCGCGTCTCCAGCGGCCGCTGCAGGACAACCGGCACACGGTAAGCCCCGGCCCTCATAAGAGCGGCACCCGGACAGTCGATAACAGCCGGTCGAGCCCTTGGGGCAGACTGGTAATCGCGAGGTCCGTTCCTGCCTCCCGGTGTTCGAACCAATGCCCGGCCAGAAGGCGAACCGCCTGCCGGAAATTTTCAGGAACATCGGCCGCCGACACGCCATATCCGGCTGTAAAGTCAATTTCCGCTGCCATCATGTCGGAGGCGGGAAGCCCGGCCCCAAGCTTGATTTTTACCCGTTCAGGCTGAGCAGAGCGGTCGAGCTGCCAATCAGAAGGCCCAAGCTGGGACGCATTGCCGTCGCGATCATAGACCGTGATCTGATCAACGGACTGCACCGGTGACACGGGCAACCGGACAATGCGGCCAACCGGCCAGCCATTCAGATAAAGTCGCCAGGATTGGGAAATCAGAGCGCGCCGGGTGGCTTGTTCAATATGCGTCCGCGCGGCCTTGAGAAAGCCTGAAAGGCTGCTGTCCTCTTCGCTGCCACTCAGCCTGAGATGCGCGCGCATTTCCTCGACTGCCACCGGTTCGGTGGCCGGATCATTCAAACGGATCGATGTCATGGGTGTTTCCCAAAAAAGAAGGCGCCGCAGGTCCAAAGGAGTGCGGCGCCAGTCTGGGGAGTACAAGTTAGTTTATTGTTTTATTTCGCTATTTCTCCGCCGCACCTCGCGAAAAAGCACAAGTTCGGGCATTGAAATGTCTTAAGAATTTTGCGCGCCCGCCGCACCTTGTTGCAATGGTTTCGGCACCGTTTTCGAGTAGGAAACCGGCACAATCGACATCACATGGCAAAAGACTTGGCCGGATCGGGACAACGACGGGACCGCAAAAACGGACGCGCTGCCCGGCATCTCAGCGCGCTTATACCCGGAGAACGGCGGCTGACATTGGTATTGGTTTGTGAATGGAAAGGCCGCGATCAGCCGTGGCCAGGAAGACACTAAGGCCGCTGTTGAGGCAGAGTTTAGACGGCTACTGGTGAAAAAACAGCCGCAGAAACCGATCCCCTATTGTTCTATTCAATTTACAAACAATAACAGCGGACGTTCGCAATACTTTGCATTAATGGCGGTTGTGCCGGACAAAGCGGCCATAAAGCATGGCTCAACTTAATGCTAAAACAACGATGCTAGTTTATAGCTGTATTGGCTTGCATCCAGAACGAAAATATGAAGGCTTTTTCGAAAGCGGCTGCAGCAGCTTCTTATGAATGTAACCCTCAGCAATTCCATCTTCATCAATATCAACTTTGGCCCAATTTCCTTGATATCCTAGTACGTGAACCATTCTTGCTACGCACATATGTCCAATCGGCTTCCCATTGGGGGTCTCTCTTAAATTAGCTGTTCCGGCTGTTACCCAAAAACGCTTTGCTGCAACCATTTCAATTTTTGACTTGGCATAGGTTTTAATCGATCCGTCTTTATTGAAAGCACCAATTGTGTTGCCTGCCAGCGGATTCATAAGGTCAGTGTCGAGCTTTATGTCACGTGCATCTGCGACTGCAAGGGCGCTTCTTTGCATCTCTGTTTTGTTTTGATACATTGTCCAGCTACCAGAGTTCATAAACTCTGTGGTTCCGTCCCAAGCTGGCGCTTCTGGGACCCAAAAATACTTGGCTAGGCCATTGTCCCTGACCGCTTTGCAGCGACTGCCTGGGGCATATATACCAATGTCAAATCTGCCCTGGACCTCATCATTCAAAATTCGAAAATAATCTAAAACATCTTTCTCTGGGTTCTTGTCTGCGTCTTCATCAACCCCGATGTATACGGCAGAGCCTTCGGGCTGATTTAACACTTCGGTCGCTCTCTGGAGAATAAATTTCGCATCTCTTTTGGCGGTGCTAGCTCTGTAACGGCCGCGTTTTCTGCCTTCGAATTGATAAACCATACAAATTGCAAATCCAAAATCTTGAAGCAAATCGCGCTCACGAACGGTGAGATTTTTGCAAGTTATACCTGCATTGTTTTCGTCAGAATAGTACCTAATTATTGTATCGACACCTTTGGATTGTAAGTTTTCCAAGAAACGTACGTCATCAACGGTGCATAGGTCTGGATGGTTTGGAAGGTGCCTATTATCAATTTCTTTTGGATTGGGAGTCTTGCCGCGATCTTGGTAAAAGCCGTTGGCTAAGTCAACGATGTGAATGTTGGAGTTTTCCGAGCCTGTCGCAGGTATTTTGCTTCCCAATAGAACTGAAGCGCTTAACCCGAACATGAATTCTCGTCGCCCGATATTCATAAAAATTCATCCTATTTTCAATTGCGTGAACTTGTTCCCAACGAATAAAGGTTGAAACATACCCTATTTTTCACGAGAGTTCACATGTTGGAATTTCCGTCAGTATACGAGTAATGCAATGTCTAACTTGGGCTCTGAGCCGACTTTTGCTGTATTGCGAACCAATGTCCGCTCCCACTGAAGTCACGGGGTTGAAAATCAAAATGGGCTAACACGGAGAACCGGGGCGCTCAAAAACTCGCCTCAACATGTCCAAACACACAAAGTACCAAAACCAACAGGGCAAACAAAAATATCAACGCATGCGGCAGATACACATTTCCCAGTCGCAACAACTTCACACTATATTTCCAACCATAACCAGGATCTTCCAGCGTTGAGTAAAAATGATCGTTGATCCGCGGCCCTGTATACAATTCCACAGGACCTGATTTCAGGTATTCTTCTATATTTTGAATTCGCAGAATTAGTATCTGCTGATACTTTTTCCATTGAGCCTCAGTTATCCAAAACATAACGGCCGCGAGAGCAGAAACTAAAAACAACCAAGCTGTTTGGCGA
This window of the Roseibium alexandrii DFL-11 genome carries:
- a CDS encoding glycoside hydrolase domain-containing protein, encoding MNIGRREFMFGLSASVLLGSKIPATGSENSNIHIVDLANGFYQDRGKTPNPKEIDNRHLPNHPDLCTVDDVRFLENLQSKGVDTIIRYYSDENNAGITCKNLTVRERDLLQDFGFAICMVYQFEGRKRGRYRASTAKRDAKFILQRATEVLNQPEGSAVYIGVDEDADKNPEKDVLDYFRILNDEVQGRFDIGIYAPGSRCKAVRDNGLAKYFWVPEAPAWDGTTEFMNSGSWTMYQNKTEMQRSALAVADARDIKLDTDLMNPLAGNTIGAFNKDGSIKTYAKSKIEMVAAKRFWVTAGTANLRETPNGKPIGHMCVARMVHVLGYQGNWAKVDIDEDGIAEGYIHKKLLQPLSKKPSYFRSGCKPIQL
- a CDS encoding gene transfer agent family protein gives rise to the protein MPNRFRGEISAQLDGRTWTLVLTLGALAELEAAYECKSLATLLQRFSPDSLSASDMIVLLGAGLRGAGHDVTNDQVAMMQAAGGVAGFAAITADLLTAAFGVTSTEDDELLAEVS
- a CDS encoding head-tail connector protein; translation: MTSIRLNDPATEPVAVEEMRAHLRLSGSEEDSSLSGFLKAARTHIEQATRRALISQSWRLYLNGWPVGRIVRLPVSPVQSVDQITVYDRDGNASQLGPSDWQLDRSAQPERVKIKLGAGLPASDMMAAEIDFTAGYGVSAADVPENFRQAVRLLAGHWFEHREAGTDLAITSLPQGLDRLLSTVRVPLL
- a CDS encoding DUF3168 domain-containing protein; this encodes MSLSCVQTALRAGLFSLLKADGVLSGLLGPDRIFETPPRADAFPYLVLESMETRPLLTEIGEGMVHSLALSVFSRKLSRDEAAQAAGRAAEVLMTGPVSLTGNRLVNLTITSVLSRKLRGGRGYRASSSLRAVTEPLT
- a CDS encoding YdcH family protein, whose protein sequence is MSHVPHELHEEFPDAADALHTLKTTDAHFARLAEEYHTINREVHRIETDVTPASDEVLEDLKKKRLHLKDQIAAMLAAAANAGS
- a CDS encoding phage major tail protein, TP901-1 family, with the protein product MGAQRGRDLLLKLDAASNGTFVTVAGLRARQVALNATTVDITTSDSAGRWRELLEGAGTRAASLSGSGLFRDAQSDTAVRQLFFDGAIRPWQVIVPDFGTLEGQFQITSLEYAGRHDGEMTFELALSSAGQVSFTAV
- a CDS encoding phage tail tape measure protein, whose amino-acid sequence is MTDRDMELDVPLADLEEFRTKMREIDRSAQNISRSLVGGLKSALVDGKSLESVFKKIALSASSRVLNSALAPLEKAAGSLFDTIIPFAKGGVVGAPALFNMGNGVSGLMGEAGPEAILPLARGADGHLGVRSAEGGRSPMPAVQINVTAQDAESFRRSEAQVSAMVARAVGRGRRGL
- a CDS encoding head-tail adaptor protein — its product is MRAGAYRVPVVLQRPLETRSASGEITTTYEAAGSVFAALRLKSQSERFAESRTASSKTWEIRLRPFPGFSGGWRVLSGTRVFRVLSVCDPTGRRRELLCEAEEETT
- a CDS encoding phage tail assembly chaperone, translating into MLPWADLLRITATRWAWTPSEFWMATPRELEAVLGLGHPADDLKRSELEQLIRTNPDTETCGRADDHKQRRPHDRS